Proteins from one Impatiens glandulifera chromosome 2, dImpGla2.1, whole genome shotgun sequence genomic window:
- the LOC124927296 gene encoding uncharacterized protein LOC124927296 isoform X1 has protein sequence MALVPPPSLAAGNSYPVTATYRKTKNLPAVHSFFLLRGMTARKNTSIAVTHSSCIRAVSPLPHKSLRYAVLGAGFAGLSVVWHLLEHSPKEMNVSIDIFDEFGVGGGASGSSGGLLHPYSPKVKLLWRGAECWRESLRLLGIAEEAAAANGCLIKRRGILRPALSLKHLNILKDNAQNSLPSCRIEQIDQDDTRKPVPGLLVPLNLSFFMPEAISINPQLYLQSLFQACETEANRFHGRELRLHRKSINDLLELEGEFDDVIVCLGARATILPQLIGKLPLRTCRGVIAHLQLPQDIREDFLEDSPSILSDAWLAIKGKRDLHLGSTWEWNSNNYSNHVSMEETSKALEELLPKASGVYPGINSWTLAKAYAGLRAMPPLTVNGSLPLLGSIDHIIGDNRKCKFWLFGGLGARGLFYHAWLGKLLAQAVLFSNEDLLPSELTTWKKKNKVERQ, from the exons ATGGCGTTGGTGCCGCCGCCAAGTCTCGCCGCCGGGAACTCTTATCCAGTAACAGCAACATATCGGAAGACGAAGAACCTACCGGCCGTTCATTCCTTCTTCCTTCTCCGTGGTATGACGGCTAGAAAAAACACGTCCATTGCAGTAACCCATTCATCTTGCATTCGTGCTGTCTCTCCTCTCCCACATAAATCACTCAg ATATGCCGTGCTTGGAGCAGGGTTTGCTGGGTTATCTGTAGTATGGCATTTGCTCGAG CACAGCCCTAAGGAGATGAATGTTAGCATCGATATTTTCGATGAGTTTGGCGTTGGTGGAGGCGCTTCTGGTTCATCTGGAGGACTCCTTCATCCATATTCCCCAAAag TAAAGCTTCTTTGGCGGGGAGCTGAGTGCTGGAGAGAAAGTTTAAGGCTTTTAGGCATTGCAGAAGAAGCAGCAGCAGCTAATGGATGTTTAATCAAGAGAAG AGGCATTCTTAGGCCAGCACTCAGTTTGAAGCATTTGAATATCTTGAAGGAT AATGCTCAAAACTCCCTTCCCAGCTGCAGAATAGAACAGATTGATCAAGATGACACAAGAAAGCCTGTTCCTGGGTTACTTGTACCCTTGAACTTGTCATTTTTCATGCCTGAAGCAATCAGTATTAACCCTCAGCTCTATCTCCAG TCCCTTTTTCAAGCATGCGAAACCGAGGCAAATCGGTTTCATGGAAGAGAGTTACGTTTGCACAGAAAGTCTATTAATGACCTCCTTGAACTAGAAG GGGAATTTGATGATGTGATTGTTTGTCTAGGGGCTAGAGCAACGATTCTTCCCCAACTTATTGGAAAGCTTCCTCTAAGAACTTGTAGAGGTGTCATAGCTCACCTACAGCTGCCTCAAGATATTCG GGAGGATTTTCTGGAAGACAGTCCATCAATACTGTCAGATGCATGGCTAGCTATTAAGGGGAAACGTGATCTTCATCTGGGATCGACGTGGGAATGGAATTCAAACAATTATTCTAATCACGTTTCAATGGAAGAAACTTCAAAAGCTCTTGAAGAACTTCTACCAAAGGCGTCTGGAGTTTATCCAGGCATTAATAGCTGGACACTTGCCAAAGCTTATGCTGGTCTAAGGGCAATGCCGCCACTTACTGTTAACGGGTCGTTGCCACTTTTGGGAAGCATTGACCACATTATAGGTGACAACCGTAAATGTAAATTCTGGCTATTTGGTGGGCTTGGTGCTAGGGGCTTGTTTTATCATGCTTGGCTTGGAAAACTGTTGGCACAAGCTGTGCTCTTTTCTAATGAAGATTTATTACCTTCTGAACTGACtacttggaagaagaagaataaagtAGAAAGACAATAG
- the LOC124927294 gene encoding WD repeat-containing protein 76, translated as MAAQNITEYERRRLENIKRNDEMLTSLKIHSKLQEISTAVKRERTQSKRYKVSPTKKPRSETSTIIRRSLRVRGQPPDAATINGLKDDFVETPRKSINSKPFSKPFPPNLGPISMRDAYSSDDYDVELSEKILSASSNCESCFDEKLEVSKMIDLDLLKLKPENIARVLPNRILSMKFLPSIDMKMIVAGNNLGNVCFWDIDSDKKGDGIYLFRPHSAPVSGIAVQSFSQAKVFSSGYDGCVRLMDVEKEVFDLLYSSDDAIFSLGQQPNNQKSLYFGEGKGVVNVWDNNAGKSSNSWALHESRINTIDFNPANANVMATSSSDGTACIWDLRKMNKDKPRCIREVLHEKAVNSAYFSPSGGSLATISYDNKIGLSTGATFENITMISHYNHTGRWISPFRAIWSWDDSSLFVGNMRRGVDVISTEQKRTETTLQSPHLSAITCRFDIHPYHVGMLAGATSGGQIYIWTP; from the exons ATGGCGGCTCAGAACATAACAGAGTACGAACGTCGAAGACTTGAAAACATCAAACGAAATGACGAAATGCTTACTTCTCTCAagatccattccaaacttcaaGAAATTTCTACCGCCGTTAAGCGTGAAAG AACACAGAGTAAAAGATACAAAGTCAGTCCGACGAAGAAACCAAGAAGCGAAACGTCAACAATCATCCGGCGATCTCTTCGTGTCAGAGGACAGCCCCCAGATGCCGCTACAATCAATGGGCTCAAAGATGATTTTGTTGAAACCCCAAGGAAATCCATAAATTCAAAACCTTTTTCTAAACCGTTTCCTCCAAATTTGGGACCCATTAGCATGAGAGATGCGTACAGTAGCGATGACTATGATGTTGAACTCTCTGAAAAGATTTTGTCTGCTTCTTCTAACTGTGAATCTTGTTTTGATGAGAAGTTAGAAGTCTCGAAGATGATTgatttagatttactaaagttGAAGCCGGAAAATATTGCTAGAGTGTTGCCAAATAGAATCTTATCTATGAAATTCTTACCCTCAATAGACATGAAAATGATTGTTGCAGGGAATAATTTAGGAAATGTTTGTTTTTGGGATATTGATTCTGATAAGAAGGGAGATGGAATTTATCTGTTCCGTCCACATTCTGCGCCTGTTTCGGGGATTGCTGTTCAATCTTTTTCCCAAGCAAAG GTGTTCAGCAGCGGCTATGATGGATGTGTACGACTGATGGACGTTGAAAAGGAGGTTTTTGATCTCCTGTATTCCAGTGATGACGCAATATTTTCTCTTGGTCAACAACCAAATAATCAGAAGTCCTTGTATTTTGGTGAGGGGAAAGGAGTTGTAAATGTATGGGATAATAATGCAGGAAAGTCTTCAAATTCATGGGCTTTGCATGAATCCAGAATTAATACCATCGATTTCAACCCAGCAAATGCCAATGTCATGGCAACAAGTTCAAGTGACGGCACTGCCTGCATTTGggatttgagaaaaatgaataaagacaAGCCACGGTGTATACGAGAAGTTCTACATGAAAAGGCTGTAAATTCTGCCTATTTTTCACCCTCAGGGGGGTCTCTTGCAACAATAAG TTACGATAACAAGATTGGCTTGTCAACTGGTGCTACTTTCGAGAATATAACAATGATAAGCCACTACAATCATACAGGAAGATGGATTTCTCCTTTCAG AGCAATATGGAGTTGGGATGACTCAAGCCTCTTCGTTGGCAATATGAGAAGAGGAGTAGATGTCATTTCCACTGAACAGAAAAGAACAGAAACAACTTTACAAAGCCCTCATTTGTCTGCAATTACATGTCGTTTCGATATCCACCCCTACCATGTTGGAATGCTTGCCGGAGCGACCAGTGGTGGTCAAATCTATATTTGGACACCATAA
- the LOC124927296 gene encoding uncharacterized protein LOC124927296 isoform X2 produces the protein MNVSIDIFDEFGVGGGASGSSGGLLHPYSPKVKLLWRGAECWRESLRLLGIAEEAAAANGCLIKRRGILRPALSLKHLNILKDNAQNSLPSCRIEQIDQDDTRKPVPGLLVPLNLSFFMPEAISINPQLYLQSLFQACETEANRFHGRELRLHRKSINDLLELEGEFDDVIVCLGARATILPQLIGKLPLRTCRGVIAHLQLPQDIREDFLEDSPSILSDAWLAIKGKRDLHLGSTWEWNSNNYSNHVSMEETSKALEELLPKASGVYPGINSWTLAKAYAGLRAMPPLTVNGSLPLLGSIDHIIGDNRKCKFWLFGGLGARGLFYHAWLGKLLAQAVLFSNEDLLPSELTTWKKKNKVERQ, from the exons ATGAATGTTAGCATCGATATTTTCGATGAGTTTGGCGTTGGTGGAGGCGCTTCTGGTTCATCTGGAGGACTCCTTCATCCATATTCCCCAAAag TAAAGCTTCTTTGGCGGGGAGCTGAGTGCTGGAGAGAAAGTTTAAGGCTTTTAGGCATTGCAGAAGAAGCAGCAGCAGCTAATGGATGTTTAATCAAGAGAAG AGGCATTCTTAGGCCAGCACTCAGTTTGAAGCATTTGAATATCTTGAAGGAT AATGCTCAAAACTCCCTTCCCAGCTGCAGAATAGAACAGATTGATCAAGATGACACAAGAAAGCCTGTTCCTGGGTTACTTGTACCCTTGAACTTGTCATTTTTCATGCCTGAAGCAATCAGTATTAACCCTCAGCTCTATCTCCAG TCCCTTTTTCAAGCATGCGAAACCGAGGCAAATCGGTTTCATGGAAGAGAGTTACGTTTGCACAGAAAGTCTATTAATGACCTCCTTGAACTAGAAG GGGAATTTGATGATGTGATTGTTTGTCTAGGGGCTAGAGCAACGATTCTTCCCCAACTTATTGGAAAGCTTCCTCTAAGAACTTGTAGAGGTGTCATAGCTCACCTACAGCTGCCTCAAGATATTCG GGAGGATTTTCTGGAAGACAGTCCATCAATACTGTCAGATGCATGGCTAGCTATTAAGGGGAAACGTGATCTTCATCTGGGATCGACGTGGGAATGGAATTCAAACAATTATTCTAATCACGTTTCAATGGAAGAAACTTCAAAAGCTCTTGAAGAACTTCTACCAAAGGCGTCTGGAGTTTATCCAGGCATTAATAGCTGGACACTTGCCAAAGCTTATGCTGGTCTAAGGGCAATGCCGCCACTTACTGTTAACGGGTCGTTGCCACTTTTGGGAAGCATTGACCACATTATAGGTGACAACCGTAAATGTAAATTCTGGCTATTTGGTGGGCTTGGTGCTAGGGGCTTGTTTTATCATGCTTGGCTTGGAAAACTGTTGGCACAAGCTGTGCTCTTTTCTAATGAAGATTTATTACCTTCTGAACTGACtacttggaagaagaagaataaagtAGAAAGACAATAG